A stretch of DNA from Leucobacter luti:
TTTCCTGCGTGGGTGCGTGCGGTGCACGCGGGCGAAGCTGCTAGCGCTCGCCCTCCATACGCTCATCCCAGCGGCGTTCCGCACGCTCGCTGAAAGACTCGCGTGTTGAGCCGCTCCGTGATGAGCTGCCGCCGTTGAGCACGTCCTCGACTGTCACCGTGTCTGATCCGCGCGACAGCATCAGCGTCACGCCACCGATCATCACGGCAAAGCCGATCAAGCCCAACCAGAGCAACTGCGCGGCCACTCCACCAATGAGCACACCAATGCCAACGAGCACAACGATGATGCCCAGCACGAGCGATCGGTAATTCACGCGACGGCGGCTCACTGAGCCCGTCTGCATGACATCGGCCTCGCTCTGATAGAAACCGCGTTCCATCTCGTCAAGCAGCCGCTGCTCGTGTTCTGACAGCGCCATGACGATCCTCCCGACCTCAAACCATCTGTGGAGACCAGTCTACTTCGCCCAGCCGCGACTAGGCTAGTTGTGTGCAAGAAACGATGCGACTCGCAGGCCTCATTCAGGAGCGAATCAGTGATACGCTCTCTCGTCACCGGGAAGCCCTCGCCCCCCTCGGAACCGACGCGCTCCCCCTATTGGATGAGGCGCTCGGCTTTCTCTCCGGCGGCAAACGCTTCCGCGCGCAATTCGCGGTGCTTGGCTACCGTGCTGCCCGCGAGCTCGATACGAGTGGCGAGGTGACCGAGGAATTCGAAAGAATTCTGGATGCCGCCTGTGCACTTGAGTTTTTCCACGCGGCTGCGCTCATCCACGACGACGTGATCGATCGCTCAGACACCCGTCGCGGCCGACCTGCCGTGCACCGGCTCTTCAGCGCGATGCATCAGCAGCACAACTGGCGCGGCGCCGCTGATCACTTCGGCCTGGCGGGCGCAATCCTGCTCGGAGATCTCCTGCAGTCGTGGGCAGACGAGCTGATGCAGACGGCGTGTGACAACACACCGGATCGCGTCGCTGCCCGCCGAGCCCGCGCGCATTTCAACCGGATGCGGAGCGAGGTCGCTGTCGGGCAGTACCTCGACGTCCTCGAAGAGCAGCACCCGGAATTCGCGGATCACGATGAGCAGCTTGAGCGTTCAACGCGCGTGCTCGTCTATAAGTCTGCAAAGTACAGCGTCGAGGCTCCGATTCTCATCGGAGCGGCGCTCGCCGGCGCGAGCGAAGAACTCGAAACTGCGCTCTCAAGCTTCGGGTTGCCGATCGGCGTGGCCTTCCAGCTCCGGGACGATCAGCTGGGCGTCTTTGGCGACGAAGAGATCACTGGTAAGCCCATCGGAGACGATCTGATCGAGGGCAAGCGCACGGTGCTCGTCACTCTCGCACGAGAGAACCTGCCGAACACACAGCGCCGCATCTTCGATGATCTGCTCGGCACCGACCTGGACTCCGAGCAGGTTGCGATCCTGCAGCGCACGATTCGCGAGAGCGGTGCGGTCGAGCAGGTCGAAGACATGATCTCGCGGAACGTCGAGCGTGCCACCGATGCGCTGATCGGCACCTCGATTCGGCCGGATGCTGCGGCGCAGCTCACCGCGCTCGCTGAGCGCTCAGCACGACGCACGTTTTAGCCGAGCCTCCCAGCAAACTCGGAGCGCCGCACGGGTAGACGTCACCGCCACAAATCCGTGGACTGCTGGGAAGCCAGGCAAAGCACGCGTGCCGGTGCTTCGCCCGAGCTTAAAAAGCGAGCGACTGCGTTGCGCGACGCACCGCGCTCTTGCGCCCGGAGATGAGCGAATCAACCGGGCGTTCACCCAGCTCGTCGTTCTCCGTGAGGAGCCAGTCGACTGCCTCATCGTCCGAGAATCCGGCGTCGAGAAGCACCAGCAGCGTGCCGCGCAATGGCACCAGCGGCTCATTGTGCTGCACGAACTCCGTGGGGACGCTCAGCACTCCGTCGACGCGCACCGCGGCAAGATGATGATCCTCGATCAGGCGACGCACTTTGCCCGGGGTGAGGTCGAAGAGTTCAACCAGCTCGGGGATCGTGTAATAGGTCGTGTTTCGCGCGATGTTCTCAGCCACACGTTAACTGTGCCAGCGCACGAGCAGAAGCGCAATCCATGGGTCTGCGGCGCGCGTCGGTGGCAGCGTCTCAATCTTCCGTAGACTTTGTGTGTGACAGCTCCCCCCACCGACCCGTTGATCGGGCACACGCTCGACGAGCGATACGCGATCCGCTCGCGAATCGCCCGCGGTGGCATGGCGACCGTGTACCTCGCGACAGACCTCCGCTTGGAGCGCCGTGTGGCGGTGAAGGTGATGCACGATCACCTCGCGGAGGACGAGAACTTCACGCGCCGCTTCGAGCAGGAGGCTCGGAGCGCAGCCCGCTTGTCGCACCCGAACCTCGTGAATGTGTTCGATCAGGGCCACGACGCGGGGCGCACCTACCTCGTCATGGAATATCTGCCGAGCATCACGCTGCGCGATCTCCTGAAGCAGCAACAGCGCCTCA
This window harbors:
- a CDS encoding DUF3040 domain-containing protein, with protein sequence MALSEHEQRLLDEMERGFYQSEADVMQTGSVSRRRVNYRSLVLGIIVVLVGIGVLIGGVAAQLLWLGLIGFAVMIGGVTLMLSRGSDTVTVEDVLNGGSSSRSGSTRESFSERAERRWDERMEGER
- a CDS encoding polyprenyl synthetase family protein produces the protein MQETMRLAGLIQERISDTLSRHREALAPLGTDALPLLDEALGFLSGGKRFRAQFAVLGYRAARELDTSGEVTEEFERILDAACALEFFHAAALIHDDVIDRSDTRRGRPAVHRLFSAMHQQHNWRGAADHFGLAGAILLGDLLQSWADELMQTACDNTPDRVAARRARAHFNRMRSEVAVGQYLDVLEEQHPEFADHDEQLERSTRVLVYKSAKYSVEAPILIGAALAGASEELETALSSFGLPIGVAFQLRDDQLGVFGDEEITGKPIGDDLIEGKRTVLVTLARENLPNTQRRIFDDLLGTDLDSEQVAILQRTIRESGAVEQVEDMISRNVERATDALIGTSIRPDAAAQLTALAERSARRTF
- a CDS encoding Rv2175c family DNA-binding protein codes for the protein MAENIARNTTYYTIPELVELFDLTPGKVRRLIEDHHLAAVRVDGVLSVPTEFVQHNEPLVPLRGTLLVLLDAGFSDDEAVDWLLTENDELGERPVDSLISGRKSAVRRATQSLAF